The Nocardia sp. BMG51109 nucleotide sequence GCCGGGCACCACCTCATCGAAGAACGGCGCACACCCCACGCACACCGCACCCGACAGCCGCGCGTCCGCCAGCTCGGCCACGAGCGCCCGCGCGCCCCGATACCCGCCCATCAGTCGCTACCGTCCTGCTCGCGCCATGCCTTCAGTGCCCGGTTCGCGCGGTCGCTGCCCCAACCCATCCGATCCTGCACATCGCGCCGAGACTTCGGCAGCGGGTCGAGCGCGGCCAGCACAGCCACGTCATCGCTGACCTTCTCCGCGTCGGCGGCGCTGATAGCGAAGCTCGTCGGTGGACGGTCGCCGTCCTTGGGCGCGCGGATGACAGCCTCGAGGATGCCCTCGCCGAGCGGACTCGGGTCGAGGCGGAAAAGGCCGGCGGATGGTTCGCGGCCGCCGGTCGGGCAGTGCTGGCGCAGGCCGCCGTGCCGGTCCTTGTTGACCGTCAGCCACGCCGAGCCGCCCTGGCCCGGCGTGAACGCCTCGTTCAGCGTCACCCGCAGCGAGACGCCGCCGATGGTGCGGCGCTTGGCGGCCGTACCGCCGGGGCCGAGTGTCCGGGATTCGCTGCCCTTGGCGAGATGGTCGATCACCAGTACCGCGGCGCCGGTTTTCGCGAGCGGCTTGAGCGCGGTCCGGTGCGCGTCGGTGTACTCGTCGGCCGAGTTCGACGAGGACCCGAACAGCGGCAGCAGCTCGCCGAGGCTGTCGAGCACCACGATGCCCGGTCGCCAGACCTTCATGTCGGCGACCACACCGAGCAGGTGGCTACGGTCTTCGGGTTCGACGTACAGGAACCGCTCGCGGTCGGCAAGCGCGGCCTTGTCCGCACCGAGCGCCAGCAGGCGCGACACCATCGCGGCCGCGCCGTTGTGGTCGAGGTCGATCACTACGGCGCGACCGTCACCGTGCGCGCCCAGCAACTCTCGGGCAGCGACCAGCGCGAGCCACGTTTTGCCGGACTCCGGATCGCCGAACACGAGGTTCACCTCACCGGCGTAGAACAGCGCGTGCGCGTCGTCGCGCACACCGTAGGCAGGCGCGGGCGGGTCGGGCAGGGTGCCGTCGAGCAGTCCGGCCACGTCGAAATAGCGGCCGTAGTCCACCTCCGGCGAGTGGTCCTGAGAGTGGTCCTGAGTGGTCCCGGACCACTCCGAATCATGGTCCTGGGAGTGGTCCTGCCCGGAATCGTCCAGGACCACTCCATTCGATCGTTTCCGCTGGTTGCGGACGTTTCGGCGCGAGTGGTCCTGGTCCTGACCCCCTAGGGTCGAGGACCGAGGACCACCCGGGGGTGAGTGGTCCTGAGAGTGGTCCTGGGTCGTCGCCTCGCGAAGGCTCTGCCGGAGCATCTCTTGCTGCTCCTCGGCGAACGCCTTGCACGAGAAGCACACCTTGTCGTACACCGCGTGTGCCCGGCAATGCCAGGTCGGTTCGGGCAGATCCTCCGCCCCGGAGGGCGCCGCAACCGAAGCCGCGACGCCCTGGGTCCTCTTACTCAAATTGCAACGCCTCCTCCGTGCAAAGCCGCTCCAGCAACTCGTGCTCAGCGGCCCGTGCCTGGCGGTGCAGCAGCTCCACCAACTCGCGATCGGCACCGCCCCGCTTCCACAGCTGGCGGGCGACCTCGCGTGGAACGACCGGCGTGCAGCCTGACTGCCAAATATCCTGTGCCGCAGCGCTCCACGCGGACAGCTGGCGCGCGGTCGGCACCTGGTCGTCGTCGTGCAGCCCCTCAAGCCACGGATCACCGCCGGGCAGCCGCTCGGCACACCGCGCCCGGCGGCGCAGCTGCACCGGCACCGGCTCGGCGTCGGCGACCGAGTTGCTCACCGGCCCGCCACCTTCCGGCACGACCGGCACACCACCGGCACCGGCGGCGCGGGCGGCGTGCACCGGCCGCACTCGCGCCCGCACCTCGAGCAGTGCAAGGCGATGGTGACCTGTGCCCGGCCCACCCCATCCGGAACGGCGTCACGGGCGAACAACGTCGACGCCTCGAAGCCCAGCACGAGCGAGAGCAACACCACCTCGGCCACGAACAACGGGCGGCGCTCGTGCAACGTGGCCTCCAGCTCAGCCGGGCTGATACCCGCCGCAACCGCGATCTCGTCGCGAGGCCGGCCGTCCGCCTCGATCGCCTCGCCGAGACGGGCGAGCACCACGCGAGCCTTGGCGACGGCGTCGCCGTCGGGGATGTCATCGGCACAGCCGTCCGCGGGCACGAACTCGTGATCCGCGACCAGCTGATCGTGAACGTCGCGACTGTGGTCGCACCGGCCACACAACCCCGGGCGGTCGTCAGCGTTCGCGCTGGTCGGGTATGTAGTCTTGGACATAGAAATCTCTTCTCGTGAGGCGTTGGGGTTTCTGTTGGCCCGGCGAGCGGTTGCACCCGCTCCCGGGCCGCTTTCGTCGATGAGCGCCGACATCAGGCCGCGCCCTGATCTGCCGAATTAGCATCCGATGCACTCGACAGACCGTCGATGAACTCGACGATGGCAGCCTCGGGGATCAGGCGGCGGCTGCCGACCTTCACCGAGCGCAGGACGCCGGAATTCATCAGCTCGTACAAAGTCGAACGTCCGATGTCGAGCCGCTCGAGAGCGGCCGGAATGCTGTGAAGCTGAGCGGTGCTCACATTGAACTCCTCGTTACGGTAACGACATTTCTATCGTTCGTTGGTATCCATACGAGTTCTACGCTCTTCGTGTGGACACCGCAAGCAGGCTGTAATGTCGTATCCATGACGACAAATTGGGATGCCGAGACGGCCTTGAGGGTCGGCCGGGCGGTGAAACAGCTCCGCGAATCCGAACGGCCGAAGCTGTCCGCCGCGAAGCTCGCCCAGCGGACAACCGAATGCGGCTACGCGCTATCGAAGGCGCAGATCAGCGATCTCGAACTGGGACGCAAGAAGACCATCACCGTGCCCGAGTTGCTCATCCTTGCTACGGCACTGGGCGTATGGCCCGCATGGCTGCTCTACCCGGATTTGCCGCACGGTCGGGCGGAAGTTGTCCCAGGGAGGGACCTCCGCAGCATCGACGCCGTGGACTGGCTGGGCGGGCGGTACTGGTTCCAACCGGAATGGACTGGCCCCGACCACATCGCGCAAGAGAAGTTCGACCTTCCGAAAGCCTCACGGAAGCTGCGCGATCTGGACGAAGACCTGAAAACCCTTCGTAACAAAGCGATTTGGAGTATCCGCCGCGACCCCAAGAGCGCCGAGGAGGCAACGCGGGCGTATCAGGCCGCGGTCGAGGACATCATCAGCCAGCGGACCGAGCTTGCCGCCGCTATCC carries:
- a CDS encoding helix-turn-helix domain-containing protein codes for the protein MSTAQLHSIPAALERLDIGRSTLYELMNSGVLRSVKVGSRRLIPEAAIVEFIDGLSSASDANSADQGAA
- a CDS encoding AAA family ATPase, giving the protein MSKRTQGVAASVAAPSGAEDLPEPTWHCRAHAVYDKVCFSCKAFAEEQQEMLRQSLREATTQDHSQDHSPPGGPRSSTLGGQDQDHSRRNVRNQRKRSNGVVLDDSGQDHSQDHDSEWSGTTQDHSQDHSPEVDYGRYFDVAGLLDGTLPDPPAPAYGVRDDAHALFYAGEVNLVFGDPESGKTWLALVAARELLGAHGDGRAVVIDLDHNGAAAMVSRLLALGADKAALADRERFLYVEPEDRSHLLGVVADMKVWRPGIVVLDSLGELLPLFGSSSNSADEYTDAHRTALKPLAKTGAAVLVIDHLAKGSESRTLGPGGTAAKRRTIGGVSLRVTLNEAFTPGQGGSAWLTVNKDRHGGLRQHCPTGGREPSAGLFRLDPSPLGEGILEAVIRAPKDGDRPPTSFAISAADAEKVSDDVAVLAALDPLPKSRRDVQDRMGWGSDRANRALKAWREQDGSD
- a CDS encoding helix-turn-helix domain-containing protein, which codes for MTTNWDAETALRVGRAVKQLRESERPKLSAAKLAQRTTECGYALSKAQISDLELGRKKTITVPELLILATALGVWPAWLLYPDLPHGRAEVVPGRDLRSIDAVDWLGGRYWFQPEWTGPDHIAQEKFDLPKASRKLRDLDEDLKTLRNKAIWSIRRDPKSAEEATRAYQAAVEDIISQRTELAAAIRSHGGTVDDLRTELPTDRMES